The Streptomyces avermitilis MA-4680 = NBRC 14893 genome contains a region encoding:
- a CDS encoding type I polyketide synthase, which yields MPVSNFDTSGLFAVEDIVIAVSPLAVPSARVTAAAVRAGGLGVLDLTSGGRRAAAELALAEEWSAAGFGVRLSDNDAFPARDLPARVHTVLLTSDASCTPGDFPGHRVLVEVTGHEQALRALSAGAHGLIARGHEAGGPVGELGTFVLVQQLLADRELDLPVWACGGAGPHTAAAVVAGGGAGVVLDTQLALLTEAEAGLPAGTSVLLTGLDGSETTVENGRRVVRRRGAPDGAPAPEIGQDGFLAARFHERWGTVHAAVRGVRDAVLDALKSAGPALGPDSAGSRALGTELPVVQGPMTRVSDQAAFAAEVSGHGALPFIALALSGAEQTRTVLERTRDALGHAPWGVGVLGFADEEIKAAQLEVVREIRPSHAIIAGGRPAQAAALEAVGISTFLHVPSPGLLKQFLEAGARKFVFEGAECGGHVGPRGSFPLWEAQLCVLDDFLAGAKNGTAAELQLLFAGGVHDERSAAMVTALAAPLSARGAAVGVLMGTAYLFTEEAVSAGAVLPLFQRQVIAAERTDLLETAPGHATRCVRSPFTDEFAAVKEELAARDVPGREAWERLEQLNVGRLRLASKGLERAGGELHEVGEERQLAEGMFMAGEVAVLRSAITTVADLHASVTTGAAGFLAARLDALGIEEPAIAASPEPLDIAVVGMACMFPGAPDLAAFWANVLAGADAVTEVPATRWDADLYHDLNGAGEKTPSRWGGFLPEIPFEPLRYGIPPASLPAIEPVQLLALEAARRALEDSGYGSRSFDRARASVVFGAEAGSDLSNAMTLRSVLPAYLGTLPPALAEQLPRLTEDSFPGILANVIAGRIANRLDLGGANYTVDAACASSLTAVDVACKELSGGTSDLVLCGGADLHNGINDYLLFASAHALSPSGRSAPFDSAADGIALGEGVGCVVLKRLADAERDGDRIYAVIKGVGSASDGRALGLTAPRPEGQYNALTRAYRNAGVSPAEVGLVEAHGTGTVVGDRTELGSLTRVFEEAGAEPGRCALGSVKSQIGHTKCAAGLAGLIKASLALHTGVKPPTLHLAEPNPAWDAQSSPFAFHTEARPWPAAPAERVAGVSAFGFGGTNFHVVLRAYEDGPPPVTAAQQWPAELFTFRGADRAAAVRAATELLALVEADPGPHEPWRLRDFALGASRRAESAGTRGARTWIALVAESAEELAALLRRAVAGEHAPKEGLFTADDTETGEVALLFPGQGSQRPGMFAELFVAFPELQRHLRLDETTARVLFPPTAFDEASRKEQQERITDTTVAQPALGLTGLAAFQLLTRAGIRPAMAAGHSYGELAALAAAGALTPDALVRTSRGRAAAVLGAAGDGDPGTMAAVAAGEPEVAAALAAAGLDGSVVTANRNSPRQTVISGPTDDVLTAVERLRAQGLGAKRIPVACAFHSPLVAAAGEAFAKVLADVPVGATDFPVWSNRTAARYPESPEAIRAELAAQIGAPVRFADQIEAMYEAGARVFVEAGPGSVLTRLVGTVLGDRPHRTVALEKGRHTGLVGFLAALAQLAVAGVDVRTSWLFQGRGAVDAARAPRRVRAAWTVDGHLIRTADGAIPAAALHPAERVPEALVTHSTSAGPVAATGSEALISEFLRTSREMIAAQRDVMLGYLGADPAVRPPAPAAAPATYADAPVTYADAPVTVTAPPAAPAAVAAVAEPAGGSVLSVVLDVIGERTGYPVDMIEPDLDLEADLSVDSIKRAEIAGELAARLGLTTTADTDVEELAKARTAAAITALVERVTGPGAVPTPAPAAQAPAPAAGPAPTAESVLALVLDVIGERTGYPVDMIEPDLDLEADLSVDSIKRAEIAGELAARLGLTTTADTDVEELAKARTAASIAELVAGARGEAAEARAPEVTPAATPQSAPAGAEPLVVAPKRLVMREFDLAPAEPAPTGDRLTGRNFLLLGTGPVADALTARLTAHGAHALTADEPPADEKFDGLIHLVAPDAPPVLPDTFPVYRQVLAGNPRWVLASGTSAGLRGFFRSVAREYPDTVARVVEHAPGTAPEDIAAGLVAELTADDREPVVLRSPGTRRGLRMAEEGLGLLGGTGAGPAGDGAAEAAALGLDTDSVVLLVGGARGITARFAATLAAACRCRIELFGRTALPEGAEDPALAPAVTTGELRAALIAGGLRVPAEIERAIGRIQAEREVRGTLRRLAALGSEVRYRTVDALDGDAVRRAVKEIHAEHGRLDAVVYAAGVIEDKLIAEKSPRSYDRVFRTKADGARELLDAISELPDGPRFAVLFGSIAATLGNRGQSDYAAANDALETLGTRWADAGAGRRGLTVHWGPWAPTGDGNHGMVTPELMRHYAARGIRLIDPDEGTMSLLRELAWGPEGDTAVVYTASGW from the coding sequence GTGCCTGTGTCGAATTTCGATACTTCCGGGCTGTTTGCTGTCGAGGACATCGTCATCGCCGTGAGCCCGCTCGCCGTCCCCTCGGCACGGGTCACCGCGGCCGCCGTACGGGCCGGCGGTCTCGGCGTGCTCGACCTCACCTCGGGTGGGCGCCGGGCGGCGGCGGAACTCGCGCTCGCCGAGGAATGGTCGGCCGCCGGCTTCGGCGTACGGCTCTCCGACAACGATGCCTTTCCCGCGCGGGACCTCCCCGCCCGCGTGCACACCGTCCTGCTGACCAGCGACGCCTCGTGCACCCCGGGCGACTTCCCCGGCCACCGCGTGCTCGTCGAGGTGACCGGCCATGAGCAGGCCTTACGGGCCCTATCGGCCGGGGCGCACGGACTGATCGCCCGGGGCCACGAGGCAGGCGGCCCCGTGGGCGAACTGGGCACGTTCGTGCTGGTGCAACAGCTGCTCGCCGACCGGGAGTTGGACCTGCCGGTCTGGGCCTGCGGCGGCGCGGGCCCGCACACCGCGGCGGCCGTCGTCGCGGGCGGCGGTGCCGGTGTCGTCCTGGACACCCAGCTCGCCCTGCTCACCGAGGCCGAGGCCGGACTGCCCGCCGGCACCTCCGTACTCCTCACCGGGCTCGACGGCTCCGAGACCACCGTGGAGAACGGCCGCCGTGTCGTACGGCGCCGGGGTGCCCCGGACGGTGCCCCGGCGCCCGAGATCGGTCAGGACGGTTTCCTCGCGGCACGCTTCCATGAGCGCTGGGGCACCGTCCACGCGGCGGTCCGGGGCGTACGTGACGCCGTCCTCGACGCCCTCAAGAGCGCGGGTCCCGCCCTCGGCCCCGACAGCGCGGGCAGCCGTGCGCTCGGGACCGAACTGCCGGTCGTCCAGGGGCCGATGACCCGGGTGAGCGACCAGGCCGCGTTCGCCGCCGAGGTGAGCGGCCACGGAGCGCTGCCCTTCATCGCGCTCGCGCTCTCCGGCGCCGAGCAGACCCGCACCGTCCTGGAGCGGACCAGGGACGCCCTCGGGCACGCGCCCTGGGGAGTCGGGGTCCTCGGATTCGCCGACGAGGAGATCAAGGCCGCCCAGCTGGAGGTCGTACGGGAGATCCGCCCCTCCCACGCGATCATCGCGGGCGGCCGTCCCGCGCAGGCGGCCGCACTGGAGGCGGTGGGCATCTCCACCTTCCTGCACGTGCCGTCGCCGGGGCTCCTGAAGCAGTTCCTGGAGGCGGGCGCGCGCAAGTTCGTCTTCGAGGGCGCCGAGTGCGGTGGCCATGTCGGCCCGCGGGGCAGCTTCCCGCTGTGGGAGGCGCAGCTCTGCGTGCTCGACGACTTCCTGGCGGGCGCCAAGAACGGTACGGCCGCGGAGTTGCAGCTGCTGTTCGCGGGCGGGGTGCACGACGAGCGGTCCGCCGCCATGGTGACCGCCCTCGCCGCGCCGCTGAGCGCCCGGGGTGCCGCCGTGGGCGTACTGATGGGCACGGCGTATCTGTTCACCGAGGAGGCCGTGAGCGCGGGCGCGGTACTGCCCCTGTTCCAGCGGCAGGTGATCGCAGCCGAGCGCACCGATCTCCTGGAGACCGCTCCCGGGCACGCCACCCGCTGTGTCCGCAGCCCGTTCACCGACGAGTTCGCCGCCGTCAAGGAGGAGCTGGCCGCCCGCGACGTACCCGGCCGGGAGGCCTGGGAGCGGCTGGAGCAGCTCAACGTCGGCCGGTTGCGGCTGGCCAGCAAGGGCCTGGAGCGGGCCGGGGGCGAACTTCACGAGGTCGGTGAGGAGAGACAGCTCGCCGAGGGCATGTTCATGGCCGGAGAGGTCGCCGTCCTGCGCTCGGCCATCACCACCGTCGCCGACCTGCACGCCTCGGTGACCACCGGGGCGGCCGGCTTCCTGGCGGCCCGGCTGGACGCCCTCGGCATCGAGGAACCGGCCATCGCCGCCTCCCCCGAGCCGCTGGACATCGCCGTCGTCGGCATGGCCTGCATGTTCCCCGGTGCCCCCGACCTCGCCGCCTTCTGGGCGAACGTGCTCGCCGGTGCGGACGCCGTCACGGAGGTGCCCGCGACCCGCTGGGACGCCGACCTCTACCACGACCTGAACGGCGCCGGGGAGAAGACCCCGTCCCGCTGGGGCGGCTTCCTCCCCGAGATCCCGTTCGAGCCGCTGCGGTACGGGATTCCACCCGCCTCACTGCCCGCCATCGAGCCGGTGCAGCTGCTGGCCCTGGAGGCCGCGCGCCGGGCCCTGGAGGACTCCGGTTACGGGAGCCGGTCCTTCGACCGGGCCCGCGCGTCGGTGGTGTTCGGCGCGGAGGCGGGCAGTGACCTGTCGAACGCCATGACGCTGCGGTCCGTACTGCCCGCCTATCTCGGCACTCTGCCGCCCGCGCTGGCGGAGCAGCTGCCGCGGCTCACCGAGGACTCCTTCCCCGGCATCCTCGCCAACGTCATCGCGGGCCGGATCGCCAACCGCCTCGACCTCGGCGGCGCCAACTACACCGTCGACGCCGCCTGCGCCTCCTCCCTCACCGCCGTCGACGTGGCGTGCAAGGAACTGAGCGGCGGTACCAGCGACTTGGTGCTGTGCGGCGGCGCCGATCTGCACAACGGCATCAACGACTACCTGCTCTTCGCCTCCGCCCACGCCCTCTCGCCCTCCGGCCGCTCCGCGCCCTTCGACAGCGCCGCCGACGGCATCGCGCTCGGCGAGGGCGTCGGCTGCGTCGTCCTCAAGCGGCTCGCCGACGCCGAGCGCGACGGCGACCGGATCTACGCGGTCATCAAGGGCGTCGGCAGCGCCAGTGACGGCCGGGCGCTGGGCCTGACCGCGCCCCGGCCCGAGGGGCAGTACAACGCGCTGACCCGGGCCTACCGCAACGCGGGCGTCTCGCCCGCCGAGGTCGGGCTCGTGGAGGCGCACGGCACCGGCACCGTCGTCGGCGACCGCACCGAACTCGGCTCGCTCACCCGGGTGTTCGAGGAGGCCGGCGCCGAGCCCGGCAGGTGTGCGCTCGGCTCGGTCAAGTCGCAGATCGGGCACACCAAGTGCGCGGCCGGGCTGGCCGGACTGATCAAGGCCTCGCTCGCCCTCCACACCGGAGTGAAGCCGCCGACCCTGCACCTCGCCGAACCGAACCCGGCCTGGGACGCGCAGAGCAGCCCGTTCGCCTTCCACACCGAGGCCCGCCCCTGGCCCGCCGCGCCGGCCGAACGGGTCGCCGGAGTCAGCGCCTTCGGCTTCGGCGGCACCAACTTCCATGTCGTGCTGCGGGCCTACGAGGACGGTCCACCGCCGGTCACCGCCGCCCAGCAGTGGCCCGCCGAGCTGTTCACCTTCCGGGGCGCGGACCGGGCGGCGGCCGTGCGCGCCGCCACCGAGCTGCTCGCCCTCGTCGAGGCGGACCCCGGACCCCACGAGCCGTGGCGGCTGCGGGACTTCGCGCTCGGCGCGTCCCGCCGCGCGGAGTCCGCCGGCACGCGTGGCGCCCGGACCTGGATCGCCCTCGTGGCCGAGTCGGCCGAGGAGCTGGCGGCGCTGCTGCGCCGGGCCGTCGCGGGTGAACACGCCCCGAAGGAGGGCCTGTTCACCGCCGACGACACGGAGACGGGCGAGGTGGCGCTGCTCTTCCCGGGCCAGGGCAGCCAGCGGCCGGGGATGTTCGCGGAGCTGTTCGTGGCCTTCCCCGAACTCCAGCGCCATCTGCGGCTCGACGAGACGACGGCCCGCGTCCTCTTCCCGCCGACGGCTTTCGACGAGGCGAGCCGCAAGGAGCAGCAGGAGCGGATCACCGACACCACCGTCGCACAGCCCGCGCTCGGGCTCACCGGACTCGCCGCGTTCCAGCTCCTCACCAGGGCCGGGATACGCCCGGCGATGGCCGCGGGGCACAGCTACGGAGAGCTGGCCGCACTGGCCGCGGCGGGCGCCCTCACCCCCGACGCGCTGGTGCGGACCAGCCGCGGCCGGGCCGCCGCCGTCCTGGGCGCCGCCGGCGACGGTGATCCCGGCACCATGGCAGCCGTCGCCGCGGGCGAACCGGAGGTCGCGGCGGCCCTGGCGGCGGCGGGACTCGACGGCTCAGTGGTGACGGCGAACCGTAACTCGCCCCGTCAGACGGTGATTTCGGGCCCCACGGACGACGTGCTCACCGCCGTCGAGCGGCTGCGCGCCCAGGGCCTGGGCGCCAAGCGCATCCCGGTCGCCTGCGCGTTCCACAGCCCGCTGGTCGCGGCGGCGGGCGAGGCCTTCGCGAAGGTGCTCGCCGACGTCCCGGTCGGCGCGACCGACTTCCCGGTCTGGTCGAACCGTACGGCCGCCCGCTACCCGGAGAGCCCCGAGGCGATCCGGGCCGAACTCGCCGCCCAGATCGGCGCACCGGTCCGGTTCGCCGACCAGATCGAGGCGATGTACGAGGCCGGGGCCCGGGTCTTCGTCGAGGCCGGCCCCGGCTCGGTGCTGACCCGGCTGGTGGGCACGGTCCTCGGCGACCGGCCGCACCGCACGGTCGCCCTGGAGAAGGGCCGGCACACCGGTCTCGTCGGATTCCTCGCCGCGCTCGCCCAACTGGCCGTCGCCGGTGTGGACGTCAGGACCTCGTGGCTCTTCCAGGGCCGGGGCGCGGTCGACGCCGCCCGGGCACCTCGCCGGGTGCGCGCCGCGTGGACCGTCGACGGCCATCTGATCCGCACGGCGGACGGCGCGATCCCCGCCGCCGCACTCCATCCCGCCGAGCGCGTCCCGGAGGCCCTCGTGACCCACAGCACCTCGGCCGGACCGGTGGCAGCCACCGGCTCCGAGGCCCTGATCAGTGAGTTCCTGCGGACGAGCCGGGAGATGATCGCGGCTCAGCGGGATGTGATGCTGGGGTATCTCGGTGCGGATCCGGCGGTACGGCCCCCGGCCCCGGCCGCCGCCCCGGCCACGTACGCCGACGCCCCGGTCACGTACGCCGACGCCCCCGTCACCGTGACCGCGCCGCCCGCCGCACCGGCTGCCGTGGCTGCCGTGGCCGAGCCCGCCGGGGGCTCGGTGCTCTCGGTCGTACTCGACGTGATCGGCGAACGCACCGGCTACCCCGTCGACATGATCGAACCCGACCTCGACCTCGAAGCCGACCTCAGCGTCGACTCCATCAAACGAGCCGAAATCGCCGGCGAACTCGCCGCCCGACTCGGCCTCACCACCACCGCCGACACCGACGTGGAAGAACTCGCCAAGGCACGCACCGCCGCCGCCATCACCGCGCTGGTCGAGCGGGTCACCGGACCGGGCGCCGTTCCCACCCCGGCCCCGGCTGCCCAGGCCCCCGCTCCCGCCGCGGGCCCCGCACCGACCGCCGAGTCCGTCCTCGCACTCGTGCTCGACGTGATCGGCGAACGCACCGGCTACCCCGTCGACATGATCGAACCCGACCTCGACCTCGAAGCCGACCTCAGCGTCGACTCCATCAAACGAGCCGAAATCGCCGGCGAACTCGCCGCCCGACTCGGCCTCACCACCACCGCCGACACCGACGTGGAAGAACTGGCGAAGGCACGCACCGCCGCGAGCATCGCCGAGCTGGTGGCGGGTGCCCGAGGGGAGGCAGCCGAGGCCAGGGCCCCGGAAGTCACCCCGGCAGCCACCCCGCAGTCCGCCCCGGCCGGCGCAGAGCCCTTGGTCGTGGCGCCCAAGCGCCTGGTGATGCGGGAGTTCGACCTCGCCCCCGCCGAGCCCGCGCCCACCGGCGACCGGCTGACGGGCCGGAACTTCCTGCTCCTCGGCACCGGACCCGTCGCCGACGCGCTGACCGCCCGCCTCACCGCGCACGGCGCCCACGCGCTCACCGCCGACGAGCCCCCGGCCGACGAGAAGTTCGACGGCCTCATCCACCTCGTCGCGCCGGACGCCCCACCCGTCCTGCCGGACACCTTCCCCGTCTACCGACAGGTGCTGGCGGGCAACCCACGCTGGGTGCTGGCCTCAGGCACCTCCGCCGGACTGCGCGGCTTCTTCCGCTCCGTGGCGCGCGAGTACCCCGACACGGTGGCCCGGGTCGTCGAGCACGCCCCCGGCACCGCGCCCGAGGACATCGCCGCCGGTCTCGTCGCCGAACTCACCGCCGACGACCGGGAGCCGGTGGTGCTACGTTCCCCGGGCACCCGTCGCGGACTGCGCATGGCCGAGGAGGGCCTGGGCCTGCTCGGCGGAACGGGCGCGGGCCCGGCCGGTGACGGCGCGGCCGAGGCCGCCGCGCTCGGCCTCGACACCGACTCGGTCGTGCTGCTGGTGGGCGGCGCCCGCGGGATCACCGCCCGGTTCGCCGCGACCCTGGCCGCCGCCTGCCGCTGCCGGATCGAACTGTTCGGCCGCACCGCCCTGCCCGAGGGCGCCGAGGACCCCGCCCTCGCCCCCGCGGTCACCACGGGCGAACTGCGCGCCGCGCTCATCGCGGGCGGCCTGCGGGTGCCCGCCGAGATCGAACGGGCGATCGGCCGGATCCAGGCCGAGCGCGAGGTGCGTGGCACGCTGCGCCGGCTCGCCGCACTCGGCTCCGAGGTCCGCTACCGCACCGTGGACGCGCTGGACGGCGACGCCGTGCGCCGGGCGGTGAAGGAGATCCACGCCGAGCACGGCAGACTCGACGCCGTCGTCTACGCGGCGGGCGTGATCGAGGACAAGCTGATCGCGGAGAAAAGCCCGCGGTCGTACGACCGGGTGTTCCGTACGAAGGCCGACGGCGCCCGTGAACTGCTGGACGCGATCAGCGAGTTGCCGGACGGGCCGCGGTTCGCCGTGCTGTTCGGCAGCATCGCCGCGACCCTCGGCAACCGCGGCCAGTCCGACTACGCCGCCGCCAACGACGCCCTGGAGACCCTCGGCACCCGCTGGGCGGACGCCGGGGCGGGCCGCCGCGGGCTGACCGTCCACTGGGGCCCGTGGGCACCGACCGGCGACGGCAACCACGGCATGGTCACCCCCGAGCTGATGCGGCACTACGCCGCCCGCGGCATCCGGCTCATCGACCCCGACGAGGGCACCATGAGCCTGCTGCGCGAGCTGGCCTGGGGCCCCGAGGGCGACACCGCCGTCGTGTACACCGCCTCGGGCTGGTGA
- a CDS encoding carboxylesterase/lipase family protein, producing the protein MTTADSRASAPGSAEPVVPTAAGTVRGRLEGGLAVFRGVPFAEPPVGDARFAAPRPVRAWDGTRDAFAFGPPPPQETGIQGRAALLDAPTGDDWLTVNVWTPDPDPGARRPVMVWIYGGAYKLGHSGSPGYDARRIARDGDVVVVTLNYRVGIEGFARVDGAPANRGLLDQVAALEWVRENITAFGGDPGRVTVFGESAGAGSIASLLAMPSASGLFRRAIAQSVPGTYFSDELAKDIAAAIAAEAGLRPTAADLSTVDPRQLPAAGEALAATMRQYEDRWGPVVHTLTPFSPVVDGEVLPTTPWQALAAGTARDVELIVGHNSEEFRLFVLLSGQLGKITDGEARAALRRFGPGPDAEQAYRTGFPDASPGELYERVMSDWLFHMPSLHLAEAQLTGGGRAHVYELTWPAPGNGGVLGACHGLDIPLLFGTFDADLGSLLFAGTEPSPEAEALSSRFRASWTAFARTGDPGWPTYDTERRLVQVLDAAPEVIPYPEETSRRLWERHTFPALPLIQ; encoded by the coding sequence ATGACGACAGCCGATTCCCGCGCGTCGGCGCCGGGGTCCGCCGAGCCCGTGGTCCCCACCGCCGCCGGTACGGTGCGCGGCCGCCTGGAGGGCGGCCTGGCGGTCTTCCGCGGTGTCCCGTTCGCCGAACCGCCCGTGGGGGACGCGCGGTTCGCCGCGCCGCGCCCGGTACGCGCCTGGGACGGGACACGGGACGCGTTCGCCTTCGGTCCGCCGCCGCCCCAGGAGACGGGGATCCAGGGCCGCGCCGCCCTGCTGGACGCGCCCACGGGCGACGACTGGCTGACGGTCAACGTCTGGACACCCGACCCGGACCCTGGTGCCCGCCGCCCGGTGATGGTGTGGATCTACGGCGGTGCCTACAAGCTCGGCCACTCCGGCAGCCCCGGCTACGACGCTCGCCGCATCGCCCGCGACGGCGACGTCGTCGTGGTCACCCTCAACTACCGTGTCGGCATCGAGGGCTTCGCCCGGGTCGACGGCGCTCCCGCCAACCGCGGTCTGCTCGACCAGGTCGCGGCCCTGGAATGGGTACGGGAGAACATCACGGCGTTCGGCGGCGACCCCGGCCGGGTCACCGTCTTCGGGGAGTCGGCCGGCGCCGGATCAATCGCCTCGCTGCTGGCCATGCCGAGCGCGTCCGGCCTCTTCCGGCGGGCCATCGCCCAGAGCGTGCCGGGCACGTACTTCTCCGACGAACTGGCCAAGGACATCGCGGCCGCGATCGCCGCCGAAGCGGGCCTGCGCCCCACGGCCGCCGATCTGTCCACCGTCGACCCACGTCAACTACCCGCCGCAGGCGAGGCGTTGGCGGCCACGATGCGCCAGTACGAGGACCGGTGGGGGCCGGTCGTCCACACCCTGACCCCCTTCTCCCCCGTCGTCGACGGCGAGGTCCTGCCCACCACCCCCTGGCAGGCGCTGGCGGCCGGCACCGCCCGGGACGTCGAACTGATCGTCGGTCACAACAGCGAGGAATTCCGGCTGTTCGTCCTCCTCTCCGGACAGCTCGGAAAGATCACCGACGGGGAGGCGCGGGCAGCACTGCGCAGGTTCGGACCCGGACCGGACGCCGAACAGGCCTACCGCACCGGCTTCCCCGACGCCTCGCCGGGCGAGCTGTACGAACGCGTCATGTCCGACTGGCTGTTCCACATGCCCTCACTGCACCTGGCCGAGGCGCAGCTCACCGGCGGCGGACGCGCCCACGTCTACGAGCTGACCTGGCCGGCCCCGGGCAACGGCGGCGTACTGGGCGCCTGCCACGGCCTGGACATCCCGCTGCTGTTCGGCACGTTCGACGCCGACCTCGGCAGCCTGCTGTTCGCCGGTACGGAACCCTCACCGGAGGCCGAGGCGCTGTCATCCCGTTTCCGGGCGTCCTGGACGGCGTTCGCACGGACGGGCGACCCCGGCTGGCCCACGTACGACACCGAGCGGCGGCTGGTCCAAGTCCTCGACGCGGCCCCAGAGGTCATCCCCTACCCCGAGGAAACCTCCCGGCGCCTCTGGGAGCGCCACACCTTCCCCGCGCTGCCGCTGATCCAGTGA
- a CDS encoding hydrogenase maturation protein, producing the protein MHILLVASAFNSLTQRAHAELRDRGHTVAVELALPGGSLPEAVRRHAPQLILAPMLKTAIPREVWSAHTCLVVHPGPVGDRGPSSLDWAIHEGADQWGVTVLQADEEMDAGDVWASVPCLLPPVSKSDLYRGEVADAALAAVLLAVERFATGTFVPRKQADQAGQGGGQGGGEADQVGQSVARPEGAHPRTRPYLDQSVRRIDWAEDSTRTVVRKLRAADSQPGVLDVLLGDAWYLHGGHPESVLRGHPGELLATRAGAICRATKDGAVWIPELRPRRAPGQPPTFKLPAVQALGDRLPPLREHTVPLFPDARHPTWTDIRYREEGNAGFLSFSFPGGAMSTAQCRRLLDAYRDACTRPTSVLVLGGERDFFSNGIHLNVIEAADDPGAESWANINAIDDLVEAVLTTTDRLVVSAVAGNAAAGGVMLALAADEVWCRAGAVLNPHYRLMGLYGSEYWTYTLPRRVGPAAAERLMREALPVSAASARRTGLVDRVMECGPQEFAAEVGRLAARLAALPGTASRITAKKRELDRQESVIPPAAFREQELARMRRTFLDPDAPYHALRRAFVRKERPRRTPPHLSPAAVAPSGQIPSEAHVTGTAPHGVSPRPDGWYEES; encoded by the coding sequence GTGCACATCCTGCTCGTGGCCAGCGCGTTCAACAGCCTCACCCAGCGCGCCCATGCCGAACTGCGGGACCGTGGCCACACCGTGGCGGTGGAACTCGCCCTGCCCGGCGGCTCGTTGCCGGAGGCCGTGCGGCGGCACGCCCCGCAGCTCATCCTGGCGCCGATGCTGAAGACCGCGATCCCCAGGGAGGTGTGGTCGGCGCACACGTGCCTCGTCGTCCATCCGGGGCCCGTGGGTGACCGCGGACCGTCCTCTCTCGACTGGGCGATCCACGAGGGCGCCGACCAGTGGGGTGTGACGGTCCTTCAGGCCGACGAGGAAATGGACGCCGGTGACGTGTGGGCGTCCGTTCCGTGCCTGCTTCCTCCGGTGTCCAAGAGCGACCTGTACCGGGGCGAGGTCGCCGACGCCGCGCTCGCGGCCGTCCTGCTCGCCGTGGAACGCTTTGCCACCGGAACCTTCGTTCCGCGCAAACAAGCCGACCAAGCCGGCCAAGGCGGCGGCCAAGGTGGTGGCGAAGCCGACCAAGTCGGCCAAAGCGTGGCACGCCCGGAAGGCGCCCACCCGCGCACCCGTCCGTACCTCGACCAGAGCGTCCGACGGATCGACTGGGCCGAGGACTCCACACGGACCGTCGTACGCAAGCTGCGGGCCGCGGACTCCCAGCCCGGTGTGCTGGACGTGCTGCTCGGCGACGCGTGGTATCTCCACGGCGGCCACCCGGAGAGCGTGTTGCGTGGCCACCCCGGCGAGCTGCTGGCCACCAGGGCCGGGGCGATCTGCCGGGCGACGAAGGACGGCGCCGTATGGATCCCCGAGCTGAGGCCCCGGCGTGCGCCCGGGCAGCCGCCGACGTTCAAACTGCCCGCCGTACAGGCCCTCGGCGACCGGCTTCCTCCACTGCGAGAGCACACCGTGCCCCTGTTCCCGGACGCGCGGCACCCTACGTGGACGGACATCCGCTACCGGGAGGAGGGGAACGCGGGTTTCCTCTCGTTCTCCTTCCCCGGCGGCGCGATGAGCACCGCGCAGTGCCGACGCCTGCTGGACGCCTACCGGGACGCGTGCACGCGACCCACATCGGTGCTGGTGCTGGGCGGCGAACGGGACTTCTTCTCCAACGGGATCCACCTCAATGTCATCGAGGCCGCGGACGACCCCGGTGCCGAGTCCTGGGCGAACATCAACGCCATCGACGACCTCGTCGAGGCGGTCCTGACGACGACGGACCGGCTGGTGGTCTCGGCCGTCGCGGGCAACGCCGCGGCCGGCGGGGTGATGCTCGCCCTGGCGGCCGACGAGGTGTGGTGCCGCGCGGGAGCCGTGCTGAACCCGCACTACCGTCTGATGGGCCTGTACGGCTCGGAGTACTGGACGTACACCCTGCCGCGCAGGGTGGGGCCCGCGGCGGCCGAACGACTCATGCGCGAGGCGCTGCCGGTGAGCGCGGCAAGCGCCCGGCGTACGGGACTCGTCGACCGGGTGATGGAGTGCGGCCCGCAGGAGTTCGCCGCGGAGGTCGGCCGCCTGGCGGCTCGCCTGGCGGCGCTGCCGGGAACCGCGTCACGGATCACCGCGAAGAAGAGGGAGCTGGACCGGCAGGAGAGCGTCATCCCGCCGGCCGCTTTCCGCGAGCAGGAGCTGGCCCGGATGCGCCGGACCTTCCTGGACCCGGACGCCCCGTATCACGCGCTGCGTCGCGCGTTCGTCCGCAAGGAGCGGCCTCGGCGCACCCCGCCGCATCTCAGCCCCGCCGCGGTTGCGCCATCGGGCCAGATCCCCTCCGAGGCTCACGTCACTGGAACGGCCCCCCACGGCGTCTCACCGCGACCGGATGGCTGGTACGAAGAAAGCTGA